A single Methylobacterium sp. 17Sr1-1 DNA region contains:
- a CDS encoding substrate-binding domain-containing protein codes for MTTPRRRTTLSRFAVRLAAGLVAGLVLAAPARAAEVRVMISGGFTAAYQALVPGFEARTGNKVETAYGPSMGTAPEAIPVRLARGEPADVLIMVGYALDGLDKEGKIAPGSKVALADSRIGLAVKAGAPVPDIHDLDHFKKALLAATSIAYSDSASGVYIEKEMYRKLGLHDELAGKSRMIVAERVGNVVARGDAEFGFQQLSELKPVKGITIVGPVPAEVQQVTVFSAGIPKGTAHPEAAKALIAWLSAPENAATVAATGLDPIKAR; via the coding sequence ATGACGACGCCGCGCCGCAGAACCACCCTCTCCCGCTTTGCCGTCCGCTTGGCCGCCGGCCTGGTGGCCGGCCTCGTCCTCGCCGCCCCGGCCCGGGCGGCGGAGGTCCGGGTGATGATCTCCGGCGGCTTCACCGCCGCCTATCAGGCCCTGGTGCCGGGCTTCGAGGCCAGGACCGGCAACAAGGTCGAGACCGCATACGGCCCCTCGATGGGCACGGCCCCGGAGGCGATCCCCGTGCGGCTCGCCCGCGGCGAGCCGGCCGACGTGCTGATCATGGTCGGCTACGCCCTCGATGGGCTCGACAAGGAGGGCAAGATCGCGCCCGGCAGCAAGGTCGCGCTGGCCGATTCGCGCATCGGCCTCGCGGTCAAGGCCGGGGCGCCGGTGCCGGACATTCACGACCTCGACCACTTCAAGAAGGCGCTCCTCGCCGCGACCTCGATCGCCTATTCGGACAGTGCCAGCGGCGTCTACATCGAGAAGGAGATGTACCGGAAGCTCGGCCTGCACGACGAGCTGGCGGGTAAGAGCCGGATGATCGTCGCCGAGCGGGTCGGCAACGTGGTCGCCCGCGGCGACGCCGAGTTCGGCTTCCAGCAGCTGAGCGAGCTGAAGCCGGTCAAGGGCATCACCATCGTCGGCCCGGTCCCGGCGGAGGTGCAGCAGGTGACGGTGTTCTCGGCCGGGATCCCGAAGGGCACCGCCCATCCGGAGGCGGCGAAGGCGCTGATCGCCTGGCTCTCGGCCCCCGAGAACGCCGCGACCGTCGCCGCGACGGGACTCGACCCGATCAAGGCTCGCTAA